Genomic window (Nitrospinota bacterium):
CTTCCGCTGGGCGTGGTCATGGTTATTAATAATATTTCTTTCAAAGAGATAAGGAATCTGAATGCCAGTAACCTGCAAGGCATCGCAGAAAACATCGCCGATAAAATCGACCGTAATCTCTTCGAGCGTTACGGGGATGTTCAGGCCTTCGGTTTGAACGCGGTTCTGCAGAACCGGGAGCACTGGTACAAGGCGGACAGCCCGATTGTGACGGCCATGAACAGTTATGTGGACACTTATGATATTTATTCCCTGACGCTTCTGGTGGATCTGGAAGGCAACGTCATCGCCGTCAACAGCAAGGACCAGGACGGCAAGGGAATTTCGACAGGTAATTTATTAGGCCGCAATTTCGGCCAGGCTCAGTGGTTTCAGGATGTGATACAGAAAAAGTTTTATACCAGCCAGGCGGGCAATGTCGGCGGGGACAGCAGCTTTACGGGAACGGTGATCACGCCGGTGCATGTGGATCAGGACGTTAAAGGCGCTTATCCGGGCGACGAAGGGCTCACCCTGAATTTTTCCGCTCCGGTTTACGATGCGGATGGAAAAGTGATTGCCGTCTGGAACAATTACGCCAAGTATTCTCTGGTCGAGGATATCGTTGTGTCGGCGTATCAGAAATTGAAACAAAGCGGGCTTGCCAATGTCGAGCTGACCCTGCTCAACGGCGCCGGTCAGGTGATTCTGGATTTTGACCCGGCCTACGGAAACGGCTCGGAAAATGGCGTCAAGCGGGATTTGAATGTTTTATTCAAGCTGAACCTGGCGGAAAAAGGGGTTTCCGCCGCCGTCAAAGCGGCCAGCAACAAGGAATCCGGGTTTGAGTACGCAACGCATGCACGCAAGAAAATCGTGCAGGCGGCGGGGTTTGCGCACTTCGAAGGCTCCATGGGGTTTCCGGGCATGAACTGGTCGGTGCTGGCCAGGTCGCCGGATGAATTGGTGAACGCACCGATCATAGCGATCGAAAACAAACTCTTTATGATTGCGTCAGTATGTTTTGGCCTGATCGCGATGTTCGGTTTCTGGAGCGCACGGGCTTTAACAATGCCGATTGTTGCCTTGACCACCGGCCTTGAGAACTTTGCCGCCGGCAACCTGAGAAATATGCAGGATATGGCGGTGCGGTCCAAAGATGAGATCGGGCGTCTGTCGGAAGCTTTTAACGGTTTGTTTTCGGGCGTCAAGATTTTTCTGAAGAGCGCGGACGAACTGCTGAAAGGGAGAATCCCGGCGTCGGACAAATTCGGCCTGCAGGGTGAGTTCGAAGATAACTTGAAGGGCATGTATAGGCAGGCGACGGAGAAGCAAAAAGCCGATGCGGAGACCTCTCGTATCAGTCAGATCGTAGAAAGCATGTCCACCAACATCATGTACGCGGACAAAGATTTTAAAATTCAGTATATTAATCCTGCGTCCGCCAGAACGTTTAAACAGATAGAAAATTTGTTGCCGGTGAAAGCCGATCAGGTTTTGGGACAGTCGATCGATATATTCCATAAGAATCCGGCGCATCAGAGACAGTTTCTGGGGAATCCCAAGAACCTGCCGCATCAAGTTCAAATTCAGTTGGGGCCGGAGATTCTTGATCTCAATGTGGCGGCTATTAACGATCAAAAGGGAGAACTCATTGGCTACATGGCCGGTTGGTCTATAGTTACCCAACTGGTACAAAACGCCAATAACGCCAAGGAAGCGGCGGCTCGGGAACAGAAACAGGCTGATGAGTTGCGGACCAAGGTGGACAGCATGCTGGAGGTGGTGTCTGCGGCGGCGGAAGGCGATTTGACCCAGGCCGTCACAGTCAAGGGCCAAGACGCCATCGGCCGGATGGGTGAAGGTTTATCGGCGTTTATGCAGAAGATGCGCACCAATATGCAGGCGATCGGCCACAATGCGGAAACGCTGGCATCGTCATCTGAGGAATTGACGGCAGTGAGCCAGCAGATGGCAGGGAACGCGGAAGAAACTTCGGCGCAGTCTGGCGTGGTGTCAGCGGCCTCCGAGCAGGTCAGTAAAAACGTGCAGACGGTTTCCACCGGAGCCGAGGAAATGAGTGCCAGCATCAAGGAGATCGCGCAAAACTCCAGCGAGGCGGCAAGAATCGCTACTGAGGCGGTAAAAATCGCGCAAACCACAAATGCCACCATCAGTAAACTGGGGGTGAGTTCGGCGGAGATCGGTCAGGTGGTGAAGGTGATCACGTCCATCGCGGAACAGACCAATTTGCTGGCGCTGAACGCCACGATCGAGGCGGCGCGGGCGGGTGAAGCGGGCAAAGGCTTTGCGGTGGTGGCCAACGAGGTGAAGGACCTGGCCAACCAGACGGCCAGGGCGACGGAGGAGATCAGCGGCAAGATCGGCGCCATCCAGACCGACACGGCAAATTCAATCACAGCGATCGCTGAGATAACCGAGGTCATCAACAGGATCAGCGATATCTCCAACACCATTGCCAGCGCGGTTGAGGAACAGACGGCGACCACGGCGGAGATCGGTCGTAATGTGGCCGAAGCCGCGAAAGGAACCGCAGAGATCGCGCAGAACATCACAGGCGTCGCTCAGGCGGCGCAAAGCACGACCCAGGGCGCAGTCGATACGCAGGCCGCATCTGCTGAGCTTTCTAAAATGGCGGCGGAACTGCAAAGCCTGGTGGGTCAGTTCAAAGTGTAAAAAAGACCAGTAAAAGAGGGATTTGAAGAAGGGGAACGAGGCTCAAATGCTCGTTCCCTTTTTTTTATGATGACCAGGTTTAGTAGCACAGGCTTTCCAGCCTGTGTGAAAAGTCTATGTGTATGCACAGGCTGGAAAGCCTGTGCTACTGCTTCTAGTTTTTAGTGGGTGCCTGGGTCGTTATCGAGGTTTCCTAAAATTGCTTCAGGAACCGCAAAGCAAGAAGGATCAAAAAAGGGGGAACGGGGCCAAAAAGCCCGTTCCCTTTTTTTATGACCAGCGTGCCGCTGGACTCAATATTTAGCGCGATGGGTTTTCAGTCTCACAGGTTTTCAGTAGCACAGCCTTTCCAGGCTGTGCGCACAGGCAAGAAAGCCTGTGCTACTACTTTTGGTTTCTGATTGGGTCTTGAAGTAATATTCAGAAGTTTTCTTAAAATTGCTTCAGGAACCGCAGGTCGTTTTCAAAAAACAGGCGGATGTCATTGATCCCGTATTTGAGCATGGCGATGCGCTCAATGCCCATGCCGAAGGCAAACCCCGTCCATTTCTCGGAATCGTAGTTCACGGACTTAAACACCGCCGGGTCCACCATCCCCGCCCCCATGATCTCCAGCCACCCGGACTGGGAACAGACCCGACAGCCTTTGCCGGAACACATGACGCACTGAATATCCACCTCGGCGCTGGGACAGGTGAAGGGAAAAAAGCTGGGCCGGAAGCGGATTTTGGTTTGTTTGCCAAATACCTGATGCAGGAATATGTTGATTATGCCCTTGAGATGGCTGAAGGAAATATTTTCGTCGATCATCAACCCCTCGATTTGATGGAACATCGGGGTGTGTGAGACATCCGAATCGCAACGGTAAACTTTTCCAGGGGCGATAATGCGCAAAGGGGGCTTCTGCTTTTCCATGACGTGGATCTGCACGGGCGAGGTATGGGTTCTTAGAACGAGATCATCTTCAATGTAGAAAGTGTCCTGCATATCCCGTGCGGGATGGTCTTTGGGAATATTCAAGGCTTCGAAATTATAATAATCGGATTCGATTTCGGGGCCTTCCTCCACCTGGAACCCCAGACTGAAAAAAATGGAGGTGATTTCCTCCAACATCTGCGAAATGGGGTGGATGGAGCCGGTAATTTCTTTCCTTCCAGGCAAGCTGGGGTCGAACCCTTTCAGGACGTCAGGAATTCCCTGAATTTTGGTTCCCAGCGCGTGGGCTTTTTCCTCCAGGGCCTGTTCGATATGTACTTTGAATCCGTTGATATATTTGCCAAGCAGGGGTTTTTCTTCTGCCGACACAGACCGCAGGTCTTTCATTATCTCAGAGACGCATCCCTTTTTTCCGAGAAAATCGATGCGAATCTGTTTTAGATGATCTGAGGAAGAGCACCCTTTGAGTTTGTCATCGAAGTCCTGACGGTGCTGTTGGATTTTTTCGATCATAGCGGCCAGCCTGGGGCTGGAACAAATATTAACGTTCTATGGATTTATGGCTGAATATGTTCTACCCAATGCCAAACTTTTCGCCGGGACTCGTGAGCGATGCGAGCATTAGCCCAACGTATCCTCCCCGCTTAGCGGGGTCAGAGTGTCGCTGGTCCCAAT
Coding sequences:
- a CDS encoding methyl-accepting chemotaxis protein produces the protein MKFWTNMSLKWKQIILYLLIGMLPLGVVMVINNISFKEIRNLNASNLQGIAENIADKIDRNLFERYGDVQAFGLNAVLQNREHWYKADSPIVTAMNSYVDTYDIYSLTLLVDLEGNVIAVNSKDQDGKGISTGNLLGRNFGQAQWFQDVIQKKFYTSQAGNVGGDSSFTGTVITPVHVDQDVKGAYPGDEGLTLNFSAPVYDADGKVIAVWNNYAKYSLVEDIVVSAYQKLKQSGLANVELTLLNGAGQVILDFDPAYGNGSENGVKRDLNVLFKLNLAEKGVSAAVKAASNKESGFEYATHARKKIVQAAGFAHFEGSMGFPGMNWSVLARSPDELVNAPIIAIENKLFMIASVCFGLIAMFGFWSARALTMPIVALTTGLENFAAGNLRNMQDMAVRSKDEIGRLSEAFNGLFSGVKIFLKSADELLKGRIPASDKFGLQGEFEDNLKGMYRQATEKQKADAETSRISQIVESMSTNIMYADKDFKIQYINPASARTFKQIENLLPVKADQVLGQSIDIFHKNPAHQRQFLGNPKNLPHQVQIQLGPEILDLNVAAINDQKGELIGYMAGWSIVTQLVQNANNAKEAAAREQKQADELRTKVDSMLEVVSAAAEGDLTQAVTVKGQDAIGRMGEGLSAFMQKMRTNMQAIGHNAETLASSSEELTAVSQQMAGNAEETSAQSGVVSAASEQVSKNVQTVSTGAEEMSASIKEIAQNSSEAARIATEAVKIAQTTNATISKLGVSSAEIGQVVKVITSIAEQTNLLALNATIEAARAGEAGKGFAVVANEVKDLANQTARATEEISGKIGAIQTDTANSITAIAEITEVINRISDISNTIASAVEEQTATTAEIGRNVAEAAKGTAEIAQNITGVAQAAQSTTQGAVDTQAASAELSKMAAELQSLVGQFKV
- the pheS gene encoding phenylalanine--tRNA ligase subunit alpha; its protein translation is MIEKIQQHRQDFDDKLKGCSSSDHLKQIRIDFLGKKGCVSEIMKDLRSVSAEEKPLLGKYINGFKVHIEQALEEKAHALGTKIQGIPDVLKGFDPSLPGRKEITGSIHPISQMLEEITSIFFSLGFQVEEGPEIESDYYNFEALNIPKDHPARDMQDTFYIEDDLVLRTHTSPVQIHVMEKQKPPLRIIAPGKVYRCDSDVSHTPMFHQIEGLMIDENISFSHLKGIINIFLHQVFGKQTKIRFRPSFFPFTCPSAEVDIQCVMCSGKGCRVCSQSGWLEIMGAGMVDPAVFKSVNYDSEKWTGFAFGMGIERIAMLKYGINDIRLFFENDLRFLKQF